One genomic window of Desulfuromonas sp. includes the following:
- a CDS encoding glycosyltransferase, which yields MSTLCPKVTVLMPVYNGERFLHDSIKSILQQTFEDFEFLIIDDGSSDASNEVVESFKDSRIRLRKNKNNSGLVNVLNDGLRFARGDYVARMDCDDISLPERLAAQVAFLEAHPRVGVCGTWYRSFGDGGGRVTRTPTEPEDIRAGMLFKSVIGHPTVMFNRELLQRHKLRYDSRFVHVEDYELWARALGCFDMANVGKVLLRYRVHGGQISARFCKEQQKRVEAVRMPMFEALGIVPSADELRLHRLLSRPLSEMGQALIEDPEGNAPERVLLWLGKLQGKNLELAVFPQKAFTEILLERWLGFWLSGMRRGKGLLRGAVFPEFLRLAGLGPGYLAGYLVRKGRFYARG from the coding sequence ATGAGCACCCTGTGCCCAAAGGTCACTGTTTTGATGCCCGTTTATAACGGAGAGAGGTTCCTGCATGATTCGATAAAGAGCATCCTTCAGCAAACTTTTGAAGACTTTGAGTTTTTGATCATTGATGATGGTTCGAGTGATGCTAGCAACGAAGTTGTTGAATCCTTTAAAGACTCCCGCATCAGGTTGCGGAAAAACAAAAACAACTCAGGGTTGGTCAATGTCCTCAATGATGGACTGAGGTTTGCCAGGGGCGATTATGTCGCCCGAATGGACTGCGATGACATTAGTCTTCCCGAGAGACTTGCCGCCCAGGTGGCTTTCCTGGAGGCACACCCTCGGGTGGGGGTCTGCGGAACCTGGTATCGCTCGTTCGGAGATGGCGGGGGAAGGGTGACCAGGACACCGACCGAGCCGGAAGACATCCGGGCCGGGATGCTCTTCAAGTCTGTAATCGGTCACCCCACGGTCATGTTCAACAGGGAACTCCTCCAGAGACACAAACTCCGGTACGACTCCCGGTTCGTCCACGTCGAAGACTATGAATTATGGGCGAGAGCCCTGGGATGTTTTGACATGGCCAACGTCGGCAAGGTCCTGCTGCGCTACAGGGTGCATGGCGGACAGATTTCCGCGCGGTTCTGCAAGGAGCAGCAAAAGAGGGTGGAGGCGGTGCGCATGCCGATGTTTGAGGCTCTCGGGATCGTGCCATCGGCCGATGAACTTCGGTTGCACAGGCTCCTGAGTAGGCCCCTCTCCGAAATGGGGCAGGCACTGATCGAAGATCCTGAGGGAAATGCCCCGGAGAGGGTACTTTTGTGGCTCGGCAAGCTGCAGGGGAAAAACTTGGAGCTTGCGGTCTTCCCGCAGAAGGCCTTCACGGAGATCCTGCTTGAGAGGTGGCTCGGTTTCTGGCTGAGTGGCATGCGGCGTGGGAAGGGATTGCTCCGGGGGGCGGTATTCCCTGAATTTCTCAGGTTGGCCGGACTTGGGCCGGGATACCTTGCGGGCTACCTGGTGAGAAAGGGACGCTTTTATGCCCGCGGCTGA
- a CDS encoding glycosyltransferase family 4 protein, with product MKPVVVILNDAAHVNGGAAKVALQSAVGLARRGHRVILFSAVGPVALPSAETLPEGLEVHCLEQPDILNDPNRGRAFLRGLWNLSAARALDEVLRGCDREKTVIHVHSWTKALSSSVVRRAIRNGFQVLLTLHDYFSACPNGGFYNYQRGQSCDCPPLSVRCLVENCDSRSYSHKLWRAARQVVQNRAGLLPRRTQNLLAISEFSKAILRPYLPENSTIFSLCNPIDVVRQERVAVERNRALVMVGRLAKEKGCGLFAAAVDALGLEGVLVGEGPCRNEIEAKHPSLEITGWVGADRVAQNLRRARALVFPSLLYEVQPLALLEAAALGIPAIVPDRSAAMELVEDGETGLVFKSGDGEDLADKIRLISESPEFAADLGAAAYARYWANPPTLEKHLDGLQEIYEQICHRGVSAPGGWFGRG from the coding sequence ATGAAACCGGTTGTCGTTATTCTCAATGATGCGGCTCACGTGAACGGAGGGGCCGCCAAGGTCGCCCTGCAGAGTGCGGTGGGGCTTGCCCGGAGGGGGCATCGGGTCATACTCTTCAGTGCGGTCGGACCCGTTGCCCTTCCTTCCGCCGAGACCCTGCCCGAAGGGCTTGAAGTCCATTGCCTGGAGCAACCGGATATTTTGAACGATCCGAACCGTGGCCGGGCTTTTCTGCGCGGGCTGTGGAATCTCTCCGCGGCCAGGGCCCTTGACGAGGTTTTACGGGGTTGCGACAGAGAAAAGACCGTCATCCACGTCCATTCCTGGACCAAGGCGTTGTCCTCGAGCGTGGTCCGTAGGGCGATACGGAATGGTTTCCAGGTCCTGCTCACCCTTCACGATTACTTCTCCGCCTGCCCCAACGGTGGCTTCTATAACTATCAGCGCGGCCAAAGCTGCGATTGCCCCCCCCTGTCTGTCAGGTGTCTCGTTGAAAACTGCGATTCCAGGTCGTATTCGCACAAGCTGTGGAGGGCAGCGCGGCAGGTGGTGCAAAACAGGGCCGGTCTGCTGCCCCGGCGAACTCAGAACTTACTCGCGATCTCCGAATTCAGCAAAGCCATACTACGTCCCTACTTGCCGGAAAATAGCACGATTTTCTCCCTTTGCAATCCGATCGACGTTGTACGGCAGGAGAGGGTGGCTGTCGAACGAAACAGAGCCCTGGTCATGGTCGGGCGTTTGGCGAAAGAGAAAGGGTGCGGGCTGTTTGCTGCAGCGGTCGATGCCCTCGGCCTGGAGGGAGTCCTTGTCGGTGAAGGACCCTGCCGCAATGAGATCGAGGCAAAGCACCCCTCCCTGGAAATCACCGGTTGGGTCGGAGCGGACAGGGTCGCGCAGAACCTGCGCAGGGCGAGAGCCCTGGTATTTCCCTCCCTTCTTTACGAGGTTCAGCCCCTTGCGCTCCTCGAGGCGGCTGCCCTGGGGATCCCGGCGATCGTTCCCGATCGTTCGGCCGCGATGGAGTTGGTTGAAGACGGGGAGACGGGGCTCGTTTTCAAGAGCGGGGACGGCGAAGACCTGGCCGATAAAATCAGGCTGATAAGCGAGTCCCCTGAGTTCGCCGCGGATCTCGGGGCCGCCGCCTACGCACGCTACTGGGCGAACCCTCCGACCCTGGAAAAGCATCTGGACGGTCTGCAAGAGATTTACGAGCAAATCTGCCACCGGGGTGTTTCTGCGCCCGGGGGGTGGTTCGGACGGGGATAG
- a CDS encoding glycosyltransferase: MAQKKIGKFAVVVPTLNPGPVWDGFAGAVCEQTVVPEDVLIVDSSSDGDFGDRVRKGPFSLVQIGRGDFNHGGTRQYALELVPRADIIVFLTQDALPAHPESFEKLLACFRNPAVGVAYGRQLPRRGAGAIEAHSRLYNYGAESQIRSLRDAGQLGLKTAFCSNSFAAYRRSALTEVGGFPSNVIFGEDMYVAARMLMAGWTVAYCAEAQVYHSHPYRLAEEFRRSFDIGVFHAKEEWLLENFGKAEGEGMRFVLSELKHLSAVDPAMIPFSLLRNAAKILGYRLGRRHEKGPDWLTLRSTMNKGYWKQLLLILFGIWQGVAGTSPSFSTFW; the protein is encoded by the coding sequence TTGGCGCAGAAAAAAATCGGCAAATTCGCGGTGGTTGTCCCGACCCTGAACCCCGGCCCGGTGTGGGATGGTTTCGCGGGCGCTGTCTGCGAACAGACCGTGGTCCCCGAGGACGTGCTCATTGTCGATTCTTCTTCAGACGGGGATTTTGGCGATCGGGTCCGAAAGGGCCCATTCTCTCTCGTCCAGATCGGGCGGGGCGACTTCAACCACGGAGGGACCCGGCAGTACGCCCTGGAACTTGTTCCACGGGCTGACATCATTGTTTTTCTTACACAGGACGCTCTCCCGGCCCATCCCGAGTCCTTCGAAAAGCTGCTTGCCTGTTTTCGTAATCCCGCTGTGGGCGTCGCCTATGGTCGGCAACTGCCGCGCCGGGGAGCGGGGGCCATCGAAGCGCATTCCCGGCTGTACAATTATGGGGCGGAGTCACAAATTCGGAGCCTTCGGGATGCAGGGCAACTCGGTCTCAAGACGGCCTTCTGTTCGAATTCCTTCGCCGCCTATCGGCGCAGTGCCCTGACGGAGGTCGGCGGCTTTCCCTCGAATGTTATTTTCGGTGAAGACATGTACGTGGCGGCCAGGATGTTGATGGCCGGATGGACCGTCGCTTATTGCGCCGAGGCCCAAGTTTACCATTCCCATCCTTATCGGCTTGCGGAGGAGTTTAGAAGAAGCTTCGACATCGGTGTTTTTCACGCCAAGGAAGAGTGGCTTCTGGAAAATTTCGGGAAGGCCGAAGGGGAGGGGATGCGCTTCGTGTTGTCAGAACTCAAGCACCTGTCCGCCGTGGATCCCGCGATGATACCATTTTCCCTCTTGCGGAATGCAGCCAAAATACTCGGCTACCGCCTCGGCCGACGCCACGAAAAAGGCCCCGACTGGTTGACGCTTCGATCAACAATGAACAAGGGCTACTGGAAACAGTTGCTTCTCATTTTATTCGGAATATGGCAAGGTGTCGCCGGGACATCGCCCTCGTTTTCAACCTTCTGGTAA
- the wbaP gene encoding undecaprenyl-phosphate galactose phosphotransferase WbaP has translation MLKKQLLTFLCLAAADLGGLLIALVAGLFLRQAILPLFTDLFATEAPWRLEYFWLFAISIGVFAYEGLYARRRTAWEELRHLLRGATVAFVLFLAVMTLLKAGADISRPAVFLAWVLAPWFLVAIRLKFKILLLKTAFWPRSVLFAGCGPEAIQLAAQMQKFQELGYVLSGFLCGEGQDPNGTGANLGGLDALEAVLEGQSVYEVIIALPAESRLTQFDLLRRAEALVPKVSVLPELFDADKLNVEVEKVERYFLLSFQNNLMKRSNRHLKSAAEIVVLFVSLPVWAPLLLVLAVAVKFSSPGPVLFRQARIGRDGSSFGCLKFRTMVADAEERLAEYLQKHPEVRAEWEAERKLKNDPRVTPVGHFLRRTSLDELPQVLNVLGGQMSLVGPRPIVADEIEKYGEYFQYYRAVCPGLSGLWQVSGRNDVDYQQRVMLDTFYVRNWSLWLDFMILLRTLPAVLKREGAY, from the coding sequence ATGTTAAAAAAGCAACTCCTGACATTCCTCTGTCTTGCGGCGGCCGACTTGGGCGGCCTTTTAATTGCGCTTGTCGCCGGTTTATTTCTCCGTCAAGCGATTCTGCCTCTGTTTACGGATTTGTTTGCCACCGAGGCACCCTGGCGCCTCGAGTACTTCTGGCTGTTCGCAATCAGTATCGGTGTCTTCGCCTATGAGGGGCTTTATGCGCGCCGGCGCACGGCATGGGAGGAGCTCCGGCATCTGTTGCGCGGAGCGACCGTGGCCTTTGTACTTTTCCTCGCGGTCATGACCCTTCTCAAGGCAGGTGCGGACATTTCGCGACCGGCGGTCTTTCTTGCATGGGTCTTGGCTCCCTGGTTTTTGGTCGCCATTCGCCTGAAGTTTAAAATACTGTTGTTAAAAACCGCCTTCTGGCCTCGGTCGGTGCTTTTTGCCGGTTGCGGTCCAGAGGCAATCCAGCTTGCCGCCCAGATGCAGAAGTTTCAGGAACTCGGATATGTCCTGTCCGGGTTTCTTTGCGGTGAGGGACAGGACCCGAACGGGACCGGGGCAAACCTCGGTGGCTTGGATGCCCTGGAAGCGGTTCTCGAGGGGCAGTCTGTTTACGAGGTCATTATCGCTCTCCCTGCGGAGTCCCGCCTTACACAGTTCGACCTGCTTCGACGAGCTGAAGCGCTGGTGCCCAAGGTGTCCGTCCTGCCCGAACTTTTTGATGCCGACAAGCTCAACGTGGAGGTTGAAAAAGTCGAGCGCTACTTTCTCCTTTCATTTCAGAACAATTTGATGAAGCGCTCAAACCGGCATCTGAAAAGCGCCGCAGAGATCGTGGTCCTGTTTGTGAGCCTGCCGGTCTGGGCGCCACTGCTGCTGGTGCTGGCCGTGGCGGTTAAGTTTTCCTCGCCCGGGCCGGTTCTCTTCCGGCAGGCCCGCATCGGCCGGGACGGTTCCTCCTTCGGGTGTTTGAAGTTTCGCACCATGGTCGCCGACGCCGAGGAGCGGTTGGCCGAGTATCTCCAAAAACACCCCGAAGTCCGTGCCGAATGGGAGGCCGAGCGCAAGCTCAAGAACGACCCGCGGGTTACCCCTGTTGGGCACTTTCTGCGGCGCACGAGCCTTGACGAGCTGCCTCAAGTCCTGAACGTGTTGGGGGGGCAGATGAGCCTGGTCGGTCCTCGGCCCATCGTTGCGGACGAGATCGAAAAATACGGGGAATACTTTCAATACTACCGGGCCGTATGCCCGGGGCTTTCCGGCCTGTGGCAGGTGAGCGGTCGCAATGACGTGGACTACCAGCAGCGGGTGATGCTCGACACCTTTTACGTCCGCAACTGGTCACTGTGGCTCGATTTTATGATTCTTTTGCGGACCCTTCCCGCCGTACTCAAGCGCGAAGGGGCGTATTGA